In Gloeocapsopsis sp. IPPAS B-1203, a genomic segment contains:
- a CDS encoding bile acid:sodium symporter family protein, with the protein MQSNFFTTILLPLALAVVMLGMGLSLVPKDFQRITRDPVAVAVGTICQVLLLPLIGVLITLFVPMQSAIAVGLIVLAVCPGGPSSNLITYLAKGDVALSVTLTAFSSIITVFTIPIFTNLALQYFMGQNAAISLPIGRTILQIFLITLLPIAIGMVIRHQFPNTAKRIEKQMSRLAAGLLALIIVLILIREGSKLPGFIAQVGIGVLLLNLLATLAGLWVGKLFRLPLAQQICIAIEVGIQNGTLAIAITAGLLNNLDMAVPAAVYSLLMYVTGFGAILYGRRVSSSVSTSK; encoded by the coding sequence ATGCAGAGCAATTTCTTCACTACTATTTTACTGCCACTAGCTCTGGCAGTTGTCATGCTAGGAATGGGGCTAAGTCTAGTTCCAAAAGATTTTCAACGCATTACCCGCGACCCTGTAGCCGTTGCAGTGGGAACAATATGTCAAGTATTGCTACTACCGCTCATTGGAGTGCTAATTACGCTCTTTGTTCCGATGCAGAGTGCGATCGCAGTTGGCTTAATTGTCCTTGCTGTCTGCCCTGGTGGTCCTTCCTCCAATCTTATTACCTATCTAGCAAAAGGCGATGTTGCTCTCTCAGTGACGCTGACAGCATTCAGCAGCATAATCACCGTGTTCACGATTCCCATCTTTACGAATCTGGCGCTTCAGTATTTTATGGGTCAAAATGCCGCAATCTCACTGCCGATCGGAAGAACAATACTGCAAATCTTTCTGATCACATTGTTGCCAATTGCAATCGGAATGGTCATCCGTCACCAGTTTCCCAACACAGCGAAGCGTATTGAAAAACAAATGAGTCGTCTTGCAGCAGGTTTACTGGCATTGATTATTGTGCTGATCTTGATTCGGGAAGGAAGTAAACTGCCAGGATTCATCGCACAGGTGGGAATCGGAGTTTTGTTACTCAATCTACTGGCAACATTGGCAGGATTATGGGTCGGAAAGCTATTTCGTTTGCCGTTAGCTCAACAGATTTGTATTGCGATCGAGGTTGGAATTCAGAATGGAACGTTAGCGATCGCAATCACTGCTGGTTTACTCAATAATCTTGATATGGCTGTACCTGCTGCTGTTTATAGCTTGCTAATGTACGTAACTGGCTTTGGAGCTATTCTTTACGGCAGAAGAGTAAGCAGTAGTGTGTCTACCTCAAAATAG
- a CDS encoding DUF2254 domain-containing protein yields the protein MKNVKIAKLWDSLQSSYLFLPGVIVVIAIALAIAILTLDRAGYYGPLEKWGWMYTGGTDGARAVLSAIAGSVITVAGTAFSITIVALQLAASNFGPRLLRNFMQDVGNQVVLGTFIGTFIYCLLVLRTVRGEGDGYTFFVPQMSVTVALVLAIASISLLIYFIHHASTIIQASHVISEVSTDLDRAIDRLFPEKIGQGLSQVGQRVVEIPANFDVDAYPIKANRSGYLQAIDDDKLMQIASEKELLVRLEFRPGKFVVQGSELVVVYPEEQVNQKLIKELRDTFIFGKERTEQQDVEFPIHQLVEIALRAISPAVNDPFTAIRCIDRLSAGLSRLAGRDFPSPYRYDDKDNLRVIAQPVTFAGLTDAAFNQIRQYSTSDVAVTVRLLEAIATIALHTKNPRNLAALRRHAEMIKHDSFNDVSQELDKKDIEQRYQAVMKVL from the coding sequence ATGAAAAACGTCAAAATCGCTAAACTCTGGGACTCGCTGCAATCGAGTTACTTGTTCTTGCCAGGAGTTATTGTGGTAATCGCCATCGCCTTGGCGATCGCAATCTTAACGCTTGACCGAGCCGGATATTATGGTCCCTTAGAAAAGTGGGGCTGGATGTACACAGGCGGTACAGATGGAGCTAGAGCGGTACTTTCAGCTATCGCTGGTTCTGTAATTACCGTTGCAGGTACTGCCTTTTCAATTACAATAGTGGCTCTGCAACTAGCTGCTTCTAATTTTGGTCCCCGCTTGCTGCGTAACTTTATGCAGGATGTTGGTAATCAAGTTGTCCTGGGGACATTTATTGGTACATTTATCTACTGCTTGCTTGTTCTGCGGACAGTCAGGGGAGAAGGAGATGGTTACACCTTCTTTGTGCCGCAAATGTCGGTGACAGTCGCCTTAGTACTCGCGATCGCAAGTATCAGTTTGCTAATCTATTTTATTCATCACGCCTCCACTATCATTCAAGCGTCGCACGTAATTTCAGAGGTCAGCACCGATCTCGACCGTGCTATAGATCGATTATTTCCCGAAAAAATTGGACAAGGCTTGTCTCAAGTTGGGCAGCGCGTGGTAGAAATTCCTGCAAATTTTGATGTAGATGCCTACCCGATTAAGGCAAATCGTAGCGGTTATTTACAAGCGATTGACGATGACAAGCTCATGCAGATTGCCTCTGAAAAAGAGTTGCTAGTGCGGTTAGAATTTCGCCCAGGCAAGTTTGTCGTCCAGGGTAGCGAGTTAGTTGTGGTCTATCCTGAAGAACAGGTCAACCAAAAACTCATTAAAGAGCTTCGAGATACTTTTATTTTTGGTAAAGAACGCACCGAGCAGCAGGATGTAGAGTTTCCGATTCATCAATTAGTTGAAATTGCGCTACGTGCGATTTCTCCCGCCGTTAACGATCCATTTACTGCGATTAGGTGTATTGACCGATTGAGTGCCGGACTGTCACGCCTTGCAGGGCGCGATTTCCCCTCTCCCTACCGCTACGATGATAAAGACAACCTGCGCGTCATTGCCCAACCAGTGACGTTTGCAGGGCTAACTGATGCTGCCTTTAACCAAATTCGACAGTATAGTACCTCGGATGTTGCTGTGACTGTTCGTTTACTAGAAGCGATCGCAACCATTGCTCTTCATACCAAAAATCCCAGAAACCTTGCAGCACTGCGTCGTCATGCCGAAATGATTAAGCATGATAGTTTCAATGACGTTTCCCAAGAATTAGATAAAAAAGATATTGAACAGCGATATCAAGCAGTAATGAAAGTGCTTTAG
- a CDS encoding helix-turn-helix domain-containing protein, whose protein sequence is MQNTTRRNGKMTLTIDKNVYGSLLVEFQPKVVETEEENEKYLEIIEKLMAEKNRTPEHDTLLDLLVILVEKFEEEHYQHKGSTPQSILLHLMEEHNMSQSELAELVGSKGATSEILSGKRGVSKRLAKKLAEFFHVSPEVFI, encoded by the coding sequence ATGCAGAATACGACAAGGAGAAATGGAAAGATGACCCTTACTATTGATAAAAACGTTTATGGTTCTCTGTTGGTAGAATTTCAACCAAAAGTAGTAGAGACTGAAGAAGAAAATGAGAAGTATTTGGAGATCATTGAAAAGTTAATGGCGGAAAAAAACCGCACTCCAGAGCACGATACTCTCTTGGATCTTTTGGTGATTTTGGTTGAAAAATTTGAAGAGGAGCATTATCAACACAAAGGCTCAACTCCTCAATCTATTTTGCTGCACCTAATGGAGGAGCATAATATGAGTCAATCAGAACTAGCAGAATTAGTTGGTTCTAAAGGTGCTACTTCAGAAATCCTCAGTGGCAAGCGCGGTGTTAGTAAGCGATTGGCTAAGAAATTAGCAGAGTTCTTTCACGTATCGCCTGAGGTGTTTATTTAG
- a CDS encoding TIGR02588 family protein, with amino-acid sequence MSQGQQPPDREQQKRSLAEWVSFGIASFILAAIAGLVIYEWLAQDNRPPAISVRRAGNTRQVQDQFYIPFAVTNTGGQAADAVQVVAQLRVDGMVEATGKQQISYLSKGETKKGAFVFNRNPNQGELILRVTSYQQP; translated from the coding sequence ATGAGTCAAGGACAGCAACCCCCCGATCGAGAACAGCAAAAGCGATCGCTGGCTGAGTGGGTATCTTTTGGTATTGCTTCATTCATCTTGGCGGCGATCGCAGGTTTAGTAATTTATGAGTGGCTAGCGCAAGATAACCGTCCTCCCGCGATTTCTGTCAGACGTGCTGGGAACACTCGCCAAGTTCAAGACCAATTTTACATTCCTTTTGCTGTTACCAATACTGGCGGACAAGCCGCTGATGCAGTGCAAGTTGTTGCCCAACTGCGGGTTGATGGTATGGTTGAGGCAACTGGCAAACAACAGATTAGTTATTTATCCAAAGGTGAAACTAAAAAAGGAGCTTTTGTATTCAATCGCAACCCAAATCAAGGTGAACTCATCTTGCGAGTTACAAGCTATCAGCAACCTTAG
- a CDS encoding type II toxin-antitoxin system HigB family toxin, whose amino-acid sequence MHVISNKKLEEFYEIHSDAKTPLDNWYRIARSAEWRNLAEVRQVFPSADLASNSTIFNIKGSTYRLIVSIDYARRIVYVKYVLTHAEYDKEKWKDDPYY is encoded by the coding sequence ATGCACGTTATTAGTAATAAAAAGCTAGAAGAATTTTATGAAATTCATTCAGACGCAAAGACTCCTTTAGATAACTGGTACAGGATTGCAAGATCAGCTGAATGGAGAAATTTAGCTGAAGTGCGTCAAGTCTTTCCAAGTGCTGATCTTGCTAGCAACTCTACGATTTTTAATATTAAGGGCAGTACCTATCGACTCATAGTAAGTATTGATTATGCTAGGCGAATAGTTTATGTCAAATACGTTTTGACTCATGCAGAATACGACAAGGAGAAATGGAAAGATGACCCTTACTATTGA
- a CDS encoding serine hydrolase, which translates to MLFQKQNQVLKKRKYACRLISWIILATLLLSLSVLPSWARNTPADIQVIDRQPDQPITEPVQSVPAAPTAPGLNDPQEFEAFVDNFFKEEMSKSHIPGGVVSVVKDGKIFFAKGYGYANVEKKIPVEADKTLFRVASLSKLFTATAAMQLYERGLLQLNGEVNNYLTNFQLENPYPEPVRVAQLMTHTDGTSQRRIGLAARTAEEMQPLGDYLADQMPPVVWFPGKLYNYSSHSSALLGYLVQKISGLPFDQYIDKNIFQPLNMPRSTFVQPPPPPLAEDLAMGYQYQNGNFKSVPYLYLNIAPAASLQTTAIDMAHFAIAHLQLGRYENARILKPDTAQLMHQTHFTQHPLLPGTAYEFHERLENAIRALTHLGSLRGYSSSLTLLSDRNIGIFTATNSFAGIHGKLLSQFFDRYFPVTTPARKQPISLTQEQLNRFTSIYRDLEYPRDTFAKMSAPFKHIKIEKGDNGTLQVRTPSLFFLGNAPQIQLVPVEPLLFQRANDEAFTGFGEDSSGRIAFAFNPLWPVIGTFERIHWYERVWVQLGVVGFCAVVFLSAAIIYLIVPLIQRLRSKRQRRQKLCWAWILAGLIGTLNLVFLIGFPISIWLYNFWRLVYGVPAVAIALLCIPLLTSALTLGLIVFTALAWKNQYWSFVKRSHYSLITIAALVFIPFLAYWNLLGFQF; encoded by the coding sequence ATGTTGTTTCAGAAACAAAACCAAGTTCTCAAAAAACGCAAGTATGCCTGTAGGTTAATTTCTTGGATAATTTTAGCTACTCTACTTCTCTCATTATCTGTGCTACCAAGTTGGGCGCGAAATACTCCAGCCGATATACAGGTTATTGATCGCCAACCAGATCAACCGATTACTGAACCAGTGCAATCTGTACCTGCGGCTCCTACTGCGCCTGGATTAAATGATCCGCAAGAATTTGAAGCATTTGTAGACAATTTCTTTAAAGAAGAAATGTCGAAGTCTCATATTCCTGGTGGAGTCGTTTCTGTAGTCAAAGATGGCAAGATCTTTTTTGCTAAAGGTTATGGTTACGCCAACGTAGAAAAGAAAATCCCAGTTGAAGCCGATAAAACTCTCTTTCGTGTTGCCTCGCTTTCCAAGCTCTTTACCGCTACAGCAGCAATGCAGTTATACGAGCGAGGATTGCTGCAATTAAATGGTGAGGTTAACAATTACCTTACAAATTTCCAACTAGAAAATCCTTATCCCGAACCAGTTAGAGTTGCTCAACTAATGACGCATACGGACGGCACTTCTCAAAGGCGGATTGGACTTGCGGCTCGCACCGCCGAGGAGATGCAGCCACTAGGAGACTACCTAGCTGACCAAATGCCGCCTGTCGTCTGGTTTCCAGGCAAACTCTACAACTATTCCAGTCATAGTAGTGCGTTGTTAGGTTATTTGGTACAAAAGATTTCCGGTCTTCCCTTCGATCAATATATCGACAAAAACATCTTTCAACCGCTGAATATGCCCCGCAGCACCTTTGTCCAGCCACCGCCACCACCCCTTGCAGAGGATTTGGCTATGGGCTATCAGTATCAAAACGGTAACTTTAAATCTGTTCCCTATTTATATCTCAACATTGCCCCAGCGGCTTCGCTGCAAACAACTGCTATAGATATGGCTCACTTTGCGATCGCTCACTTACAACTCGGTCGCTATGAAAATGCGCGTATCCTCAAGCCGGATACCGCCCAGTTGATGCACCAAACGCACTTTACCCAACATCCCCTATTACCTGGCACTGCTTACGAGTTTCACGAACGGCTGGAAAATGCGATTAGAGCGCTCACCCACTTAGGCAGCTTGCGTGGATACTCTAGTTCTCTTACCCTGCTAAGCGACCGAAACATTGGTATCTTTACTGCAACCAATAGTTTCGCTGGGATACATGGAAAATTACTATCTCAATTTTTTGACCGCTATTTTCCTGTTACTACACCTGCACGTAAGCAACCGATTTCCCTCACTCAGGAGCAACTGAATCGGTTTACTAGCATCTACCGTGACTTGGAGTATCCCCGCGACACCTTTGCTAAAATGAGCGCACCTTTTAAGCATATCAAGATTGAGAAAGGTGATAACGGCACTTTGCAGGTTCGGACTCCTAGTTTATTTTTTCTAGGAAATGCTCCCCAGATCCAGTTAGTACCTGTGGAACCGTTGTTATTCCAGCGAGCCAACGACGAAGCTTTCACTGGTTTTGGTGAGGACAGCAGCGGTCGAATTGCATTTGCGTTTAATCCACTGTGGCCCGTTATCGGAACCTTCGAGCGAATTCATTGGTATGAAAGGGTCTGGGTACAATTAGGAGTTGTTGGCTTTTGTGCTGTAGTCTTTCTATCAGCTGCGATAATTTATCTGATCGTGCCTTTAATTCAACGTTTGCGCAGTAAGCGTCAAAGACGACAAAAGTTGTGTTGGGCTTGGATACTTGCAGGTTTGATCGGTACTTTGAATCTAGTTTTTTTGATTGGCTTTCCCATATCAATTTGGCTGTATAACTTTTGGCGGCTAGTGTATGGCGTACCTGCTGTCGCGATCGCATTACTTTGTATTCCTCTACTTACCTCTGCGTTGACACTAGGATTGATAGTTTTTACCGCTTTGGCTTGGAAAAATCAGTATTGGTCTTTTGTAAAGCGATCGCATTATTCTTTAATAACCATAGCTGCGTTGGTCTTTATTCCCTTTCTTGCCTACTGGAATTTGTTGGGATTTCAGTTTTAG
- a CDS encoding TIGR02587 family membrane protein: protein MTNNNTAKRPQQKIWLSECDDLMRGASGGFLFGIPLLYTMEVWQIGSTAEPSEMLVVLAVTFIIISLINRTAGFRKSQANSPLEAAMDSVEAIAIGLVCSAGILILLQRITLEITLSAALGKTIYESIPFAIGVAVANEFISGERQDKSGSKQDKAKLQNQDQLNATIADLGATSIGTLFIAFNIAPTDEIPILSSAISAPWLLAIMVASLLISYGIVFEAGFVNQQKRQQQRGLFQHPWSETIACYLVSLVASVLMLFFFHQLRFADPWFMWLSYSIILSLPSTIGGAAGRLAI, encoded by the coding sequence ATGACAAATAATAATACAGCAAAGCGTCCGCAACAAAAAATTTGGTTAAGTGAGTGCGACGATTTAATGCGGGGTGCATCAGGTGGTTTTTTATTTGGAATTCCGCTGCTGTACACGATGGAAGTTTGGCAGATTGGTTCTACCGCTGAACCGTCAGAAATGTTAGTGGTTTTAGCAGTCACATTCATCATTATTTCTCTGATTAATCGCACTGCTGGTTTTCGCAAAAGTCAAGCTAACTCCCCCTTAGAAGCCGCAATGGATAGTGTGGAAGCGATCGCAATTGGACTTGTTTGCTCAGCAGGAATATTGATTCTACTACAGAGAATAACTTTAGAAATCACACTCAGTGCAGCGTTGGGTAAAACGATCTATGAGAGCATTCCGTTTGCGATCGGTGTAGCTGTAGCGAACGAATTTATCAGTGGCGAACGTCAAGACAAAAGTGGTTCTAAACAGGACAAAGCAAAACTACAAAACCAAGATCAGCTAAATGCTACTATCGCTGATTTAGGCGCTACCTCAATCGGTACTTTGTTTATTGCATTTAACATTGCGCCTACGGATGAAATCCCTATACTGTCGTCTGCAATTTCCGCACCTTGGTTGCTGGCGATTATGGTTGCCTCATTGTTGATATCTTACGGTATTGTGTTTGAAGCAGGTTTTGTCAATCAACAAAAGCGCCAACAACAACGAGGCTTATTTCAGCACCCCTGGAGCGAAACGATCGCCTGCTACTTAGTATCTTTAGTAGCCTCAGTTTTAATGTTATTTTTCTTCCACCAACTCAGGTTTGCAGATCCGTGGTTTATGTGGTTGAGCTACAGCATAATTTTGAGTTTACCATCGACAATTGGTGGCGCAGCCGGACGGTTAGCAATATGA
- a CDS encoding CopG family transcriptional regulator, whose protein sequence is MRRKIAVTLTEDLVAFLDSQADGNRSQYLNSLLAKERQRTIEAELIKALQDDCSDPEYLAEIQLWDTVVADGLDDAEG, encoded by the coding sequence ATGAGGCGAAAGATCGCTGTTACTCTAACTGAGGACTTGGTTGCCTTTCTCGACTCACAAGCTGATGGCAACCGCAGCCAGTATTTGAACTCCTTACTCGCAAAAGAGCGCCAGCGGACTATTGAAGCTGAATTAATTAAAGCGCTTCAAGATGATTGCTCTGACCCAGAGTATTTAGCTGAAATTCAACTGTGGGATACTGTTGTTGCCGATGGACTAGACGATGCCGAAGGGTAA
- a CDS encoding phosphate/phosphite/phosphonate ABC transporter substrate-binding protein produces the protein MFKSRWIQGVLLGIMAMVVVVACTPTTTQNSNNSPEATSLTRLTFGVGPYFPIPNENRKQFEPLFNALAEQVNLPAEVTVADDWIGISEALRSRTLDVAWLGPWGYMLAKHTDPSLQAIATVNYKDKPTYYSVLMARADAPFNTLEEAIAQSQQGTKLKLSLADVGSTSGWLVPQAEFKRRNLDPKVVFDYNEGASHAAQAIAVLSNQVDIASDYDRNLDVLTDEGKIDKSKLKIIWQSEPLPNDPIVVRGDFPETIRTQLQEALVNLPPEQAKTLLPKNYTGFVSSDGSNYAPIEQAGLLVGKLK, from the coding sequence ATGTTCAAAAGCCGTTGGATACAAGGAGTTTTATTAGGAATAATGGCAATGGTCGTGGTGGTGGCTTGCACTCCCACTACAACGCAAAATTCTAACAACTCCCCTGAAGCTACCTCACTTACTCGGCTGACCTTTGGGGTAGGTCCTTACTTTCCGATTCCTAACGAAAATCGCAAACAGTTTGAACCATTGTTTAACGCACTGGCAGAACAAGTAAATTTACCAGCTGAGGTAACAGTTGCGGATGACTGGATTGGTATTTCAGAGGCACTAAGATCGCGCACTTTGGATGTTGCTTGGTTAGGTCCTTGGGGCTATATGCTGGCAAAGCACACCGATCCTTCCTTGCAGGCAATTGCTACTGTCAATTACAAAGACAAACCTACTTATTATTCAGTCTTGATGGCACGAGCAGATGCACCATTCAATACTCTAGAAGAGGCAATTGCTCAGAGTCAGCAGGGTACCAAGCTCAAGCTCAGTTTGGCAGATGTAGGCTCGACGTCGGGTTGGCTCGTTCCCCAGGCGGAATTTAAGCGACGCAATCTCGATCCGAAAGTTGTATTTGACTATAACGAAGGTGCCAGTCACGCCGCACAAGCGATCGCTGTACTAAGCAACCAAGTGGATATTGCCTCTGACTACGACCGTAATCTAGATGTTTTGACCGATGAAGGCAAGATTGACAAAAGTAAACTCAAGATCATTTGGCAATCTGAGCCGTTGCCTAACGATCCAATTGTAGTTCGAGGCGATTTCCCAGAGACAATTAGAACTCAATTGCAAGAAGCACTAGTTAATCTACCTCCAGAACAAGCTAAAACTTTATTGCCCAAAAATTACACGGGGTTTGTCTCATCCGACGGCAGTAACTACGCTCCGATTGAGCAAGCAGGATTACTAGTTGGCAAGCTAAAATGA
- the phnC gene encoding phosphonate ABC transporter ATP-binding protein: protein MIVVENLTKSYQRGHFALHNVGFEVMPHTFTAILGTSGSGKTTLLRCLLQLTQPDTGKIWFQGRNLNQCSALELRQARMQIAMVAQQFNLVRRRTALENCLGGCLPELPLWRCLTSQFPASLLREGLAALERVQLLEFAFQRADRLSGGQQQRVAIARALTQKARLILADEPVASLDPETAHVVLRLLRSLCDQEGITILCNLHQVELATQYSDRILGIQAGKLVLDASTDQFSDSDSNLIYKTQSVA from the coding sequence ATGATTGTTGTTGAAAATCTTACTAAATCCTACCAGCGCGGTCACTTCGCGCTCCACAATGTTGGCTTTGAGGTCATGCCTCATACTTTCACTGCGATTTTGGGTACGAGTGGATCTGGAAAAACAACTTTGCTGCGCTGCCTTCTGCAACTTACTCAGCCTGATACAGGAAAGATTTGGTTTCAAGGGCGGAATTTAAACCAATGTTCTGCTCTAGAGTTACGGCAGGCACGCATGCAGATTGCAATGGTGGCTCAGCAATTTAACTTGGTGCGGCGTCGCACCGCTCTAGAGAATTGCCTGGGAGGTTGTTTGCCAGAACTGCCACTGTGGCGCTGTTTAACGAGCCAGTTTCCTGCTAGCTTATTGCGGGAAGGGTTAGCTGCCTTAGAGCGGGTGCAATTATTAGAGTTTGCCTTTCAACGCGCCGATCGCCTTTCGGGAGGACAACAGCAGCGAGTTGCAATTGCCCGTGCCCTTACCCAAAAAGCTCGCCTAATTCTGGCAGATGAACCTGTCGCTAGTCTTGACCCTGAAACTGCCCATGTGGTGCTGCGACTGTTGCGATCGCTCTGCGACCAGGAAGGCATCACGATTCTCTGCAATTTACATCAAGTTGAATTAGCAACACAGTATAGCGATCGCATTCTTGGTATTCAAGCGGGTAAATTAGTCTTGGATGCCTCAACGGATCAATTTAGCGATTCGGATAGCAATCTAATTTATAAAACCCAATCAGTGGCTTGA
- the phnE gene encoding phosphonate ABC transporter, permease protein PhnE — MTFPSTKHKVDRADDSPNLNAILAAEQRRQGGIWKLLHRSFWGVLAIALLIASARTARVNLLQFWQRIPTVGEWLSRLFPPDFSELPIFFEAIWETLAIAIIGTGCAILVAVPLALLVARNITPVQWLATPLRGLLNLLRGIDTAIFALFFVSIVGLGPFAGALGVAFHTTGSMAKLYAEVLESLPSEPIEAIEATGSDRLRTFAFAVLPEALPGLIGISLYLWEFNVRSSVILGIVGAGGIGYELLVSLKLLDFPRLCTILLLILAMVSLIDAFSAYFRQRLN, encoded by the coding sequence ATGACCTTTCCATCTACTAAGCACAAGGTCGATCGAGCAGATGATTCCCCTAATTTAAATGCAATCCTGGCAGCGGAGCAACGACGACAGGGAGGTATCTGGAAACTCCTACATCGTAGCTTTTGGGGAGTGCTGGCGATCGCCCTACTGATTGCTAGTGCCCGCACAGCAAGGGTCAATTTGTTGCAATTTTGGCAGCGCATCCCTACGGTGGGAGAGTGGCTGTCTCGTTTATTTCCGCCTGATTTTTCAGAGCTACCCATCTTTTTTGAAGCGATTTGGGAAACCTTAGCAATTGCCATTATTGGTACAGGTTGTGCAATTCTGGTTGCCGTTCCTCTAGCCTTGTTAGTTGCGCGAAATATTACTCCGGTGCAATGGTTAGCCACTCCCTTGCGAGGGCTACTAAATTTGCTACGCGGTATTGATACTGCTATTTTCGCTTTATTTTTTGTTTCAATTGTGGGTTTAGGACCCTTTGCTGGAGCCTTGGGTGTAGCATTTCACACGACTGGATCGATGGCAAAGCTCTATGCTGAAGTGCTGGAGTCACTACCCAGCGAACCGATTGAAGCTATTGAAGCCACTGGAAGCGATCGCCTTCGCACCTTTGCCTTTGCGGTCTTGCCCGAAGCTCTACCTGGATTAATTGGCATTAGTTTGTACTTATGGGAATTTAATGTCCGTTCTTCTGTAATTTTGGGTATCGTTGGGGCTGGAGGTATCGGCTACGAATTGCTAGTTAGCTTAAAGTTGCTCGACTTTCCTCGTCTTTGTACTATTTTGCTGCTGATTCTAGCTATGGTCAGTCTAATTGATGCATTCAGCGCCTACTTCCGCCAGCGATTGAATTGA
- a CDS encoding type II toxin-antitoxin system PemK/MazF family toxin: MPKGKLTYRRGDIYWVAMEPTVGAEVQKTRSCLVIQNDTMNQYGQVTIVLPFRPGSKQAPYAVNVEASLTNGLDKARFVDVGQIRAVSYQRMRNKVGVIEAHYWQQIRQALDIVLGFDLIDP; the protein is encoded by the coding sequence ATGCCGAAGGGTAAACTCACTTATCGTCGTGGAGACATCTACTGGGTGGCAATGGAGCCGACAGTAGGGGCAGAAGTACAGAAAACTCGTTCCTGCTTGGTTATCCAGAACGATACAATGAACCAATACGGACAAGTCACGATTGTTTTGCCATTTCGCCCTGGTAGTAAGCAGGCTCCTTATGCAGTAAATGTCGAAGCTTCGCTGACTAACGGACTGGATAAAGCTCGCTTTGTTGATGTCGGGCAAATTCGAGCCGTCAGTTATCAAAGAATGCGCAATAAAGTTGGCGTCATTGAAGCTCACTATTGGCAACAGATTCGCCAAGCTTTAGATATTGTCTTAGGATTCGATTTAATTGATCCTTAA
- a CDS encoding WGxxGxxG family protein yields MKRSRLIQAVGTVILGASMIILPACTTEPVGTVAPRPGVGVVAERDNDFDWGWIGLVGLVGLFGLSGKKGNR; encoded by the coding sequence ATGAAACGTTCTCGGTTAATTCAAGCGGTTGGTACTGTTATTTTAGGTGCAAGTATGATAATTTTACCTGCTTGCACTACAGAGCCAGTTGGGACTGTGGCACCACGTCCAGGGGTTGGAGTTGTGGCTGAAAGAGATAATGATTTCGATTGGGGTTGGATTGGTTTAGTTGGCTTGGTTGGTTTATTTGGCTTAAGTGGTAAAAAAGGCAATCGCTGA